The segment TGTCTGTGNNNNNNNNNNNNNNNNNNNNNNNNNNNNNNNNNNNNNNNNNNNNNNNNNNNNNNNNNNNNNNNNNNNNNNNNNNNTCATAAGAAGGTTGTCCTGGGTCTTGTAGTTGGTTTGCTTGGAGGGCTTCTTGTAGGGTGCTGCAGTGCTTCTGTGTTAAGCCTTCTGGCCTGGCAGTATTTGAATATTCAGCAGTATTATCATTTCTAAAGAAAGAAGGTCATTGAGAAATGAGTGGTAAGAAAAATAAGAGAATTGAAAAAAATAAACGGGTATGGGGAATTGATGAAAAGCCGGCAGATATAAAATTTCCTGAATATATGATTACCAGTGAGAAAATAGAGGATGAAAGGGTTAAAGCATTACCGGATGAGGTCAGGGTTAGAATAGATGAGTTACATAGCAAAAGTAAAACTAAACCTGAGGAAGTTATTCCTGAACTATTGAGATTTATAGAAAAATACCCTCATGTTCCCCTGTTTTATAATTATTTGAGTAATGCTTATCTTATAGCCGGTAATATACCTGATGCGGAAAAATTAATTGTAGAGTGTTATAATAAATTTCCTGAATATCTTTTTGCAAAAGTTGGTTATGCTAATGTGTTGCTTAAAAAGGGTGAGGGTTCAAAGGTACCTGATATTTTTGATGATAAATCTAATTTGAGGGATCTATATCCTGAGAGAGAAGTTTTTCATATCAGTGAATTTGTTGCATTTACTGATACATTAGTCAGGTATTTTTTGTTTTCAGGGCAGATAGATCGTGCTATACCAATGTTTGAGAACTTATGCCCTTCAGGCGAATTTGGCTTAAATCTCAATTTTACGCCATAAAAAATGAAAATTCCTATACCCTAGATTTAAAGAAGGTTGCTCCTGATAATCCTTCAACAAATTTAATTGAATGGGTGATGTCTTCTTTTAGTCCTTCTGTGGTTGTAAGTGATAGATTAAGAAGAGGATAAGTAATAAATATTGGCCTGCAAAGGGTATCAGGCAGAATCGTGTAAAAATGTTCGGTTTAGTATTAATGAACGAGTTCTCTATTAATTATATATTGTCCATATAATATGATATTATCCCATCCAATAGGGCTTATATGTGTTAACTGTGAGATGTCAATACCTTCATTTTCAGGATTATATTCAATAAAAACTCTTTCTATCTCCTTAATTTGCCAGTAAACAATACAGGCAAGAATGAGTAATAAACAACTGGCAGAATTCATTTGTTTGTAAAAGTCCCAGGATTTAATTTTACCTTGTTTTCCATAGTGAACACATCGAGCCAGGTAATGAAGCTGTTCCCCCATTAAGAGACCTCTTTGTATTCTTCTTCTAAGCAATGGATCTGAAAGATAATCAAGAATAAATTCCGTCTTAAAAATTCTTCCCAATTCACGATTAGCTTTATAGAAATCATTTTTTGCACTATAAGATACCAAACGTTTGAGAGCTACAGAAGCAGTTGTATGACCACTTTGCAGAGAAGAATAGAATTGGCCCATACGATCCCATTGATCACATATCCAATCCAGATGGATAGTTTGATTATTTTGTCCTACTATAGGATTTAATGGACCATAGTCTTTATCTTTATCAATTTTATATAGTAGTTGGTGGTGAAGTCCCTTTATTCTTGGGCAGAATTTTTTACCAAGCATGGCAAAAGCTGCAAAATTTAATTCAGTATAGCCATGACTATCTACATAATGTTCTTCAATGTCAAGATCAGACTCATGATAAAGTAGTCCATCTAAAACATAAGCAGCATCACGTTCTGTACATTCTATAGGTACAGTATAAAATGGAGCATAATTATCTGCAATAAAAGAATAGAATTCAAGTGCAAAATCACCTAATCTGTGACTATAAGTCCGTTTAAGAACTTTCTGTGGGAATAAGAAACGTTGTCCATCACTGCTGGATGTTTTCCCTTCTCCCCATACCTGTGTAGTTTCTAATTTAGCTATAGCATTAACTACATCTGCCAGTGATGATTTAAAGTTTTCTTCATAGAAATACCAATCTGAAACATTTTTAATTTTATCATATGAAATACTATTAGTTAATTGTGCCATAGCATGAGGCCCAATATTACATCCATAGGCCATAATTGCTGAAATAACTGTACAAACATCTTCAACTAACCGTTTATTTACTTTTGTAGATGAAATAAAATATCTGCTATAACGGAGTTCATTATCAACTTCAATTAATAAATCCGGTAATTTTATAGTCCTCATTTTACTACTTAACCAGGTTTTAAGGGCTTCAAGTTTTTCTTCCTCTTCTGGTTCTAATTTTTCTGCAACATCTTTACTAAAACTCCATCCGTCTTTTTTCATTTTGACATAGATATTTGTTGGTAAAAATTTTAAAAATTTATCATAGGACTGATTTAATCTTTGTTTGAGATATTCTGCAACATCTCCTTTATTTTCTGGAAACCTTGCATTTATGAAGAATTCTCTTCTTTTTAATTTCCATTCATCATCAGAAATAAAAAAATCATCAAGTCTCACAAATCTTTTACTATGTTCTATCCAGATATTACCACGTTTAATTTCATCTCTTAAAACTGTAAGTAATGCACATTCATAACCTCTACGGTCAATTTGACCATTATATTTAATAAATGGTTTAAGCTTAGATGGCATAAAATCAAGTTCTGTATCATTAGGAATTTTATATTTTTTTGTGGAATTTAATTCTTTTAATAATTCAATCCCTTCGAGTAATGATTTTTTAGCACCTATTTCAATATTAAAAGAAATATTTTCTAAGAAACTTGGAGAATACTGACGTAAATAACTGAAACGATTTGTAAACAGAGGGAATACATCACTTTTTTTCCTGAGAGCCACTTTTCAGTCTCATTTACATATGCCTCAAGTTTAGCTGGAGGGATTGTATTAAAAATGGATGGACGTAATTCATCATTACACAATTCTTCATTTAGGAGAGCTTTACCTATGGTTTTAAAGAGTAATAAAGTTGTATTTAAATATTGACGCCTTTTTTTCAACTGACTTCCTAATTCAGTTTCTGCCCTTGTATAAGTATTAGTGATTAATTTATTGTGCATCTCTATAATATGGTCAACTGTATCACGATATGTTTCCCATAAAAAACAGGTCATAATGGTATATTTATGAGGTTGTTGAAATTCTTTGATCCTATAAGAACTTAATGTTCTGGCTTTTCTTGCTAATAATTTTTGAAAATTATTATTGATCCAAGAAATATCTATTTCTATTATACCTGTCTGTTTAATATAATTTATTTTATCGATTAATTTAAGGAGTGCCAGAGGAGTTGGATAACCTGGTGGTTCCTTTAATATTTGATAAGTTGAGATACGATTCTCTGTTATAACTAATAGTTCTTCTATCTTTTCTTTTATTTCAATAGGTAATTGATTAAAAAGCTTTGTAAATATATATTTTCTTGCAGCATCACGTTGTTCTCCTATTATTCTCCTTATAGCATAATTTGCGGGCAATATTATTTGGTTATTACGGAGAAATTCCTGAGCTTTTGCCATTAATGAAGACGTCTGTTCTAATCTACAGGATTCTTTATATAAAAATTCCTTTAATAAACTACTTTCTGTTTCTCCAAAACGCCTTAAATTCAGATAAACCCGTATTTTTTCTTGATGTTCTGCAATAGTTTGCCTTCTTTTACTATATTTATTGATTTCGTCTGAAT is part of the Methanobacterium sp. genome and harbors:
- a CDS encoding Tn3 family transposase translates to MALRKKSDVFPLFTNRFSYLRQYSPSFLENISFNIEIGAKKSLLEGIELLKELNSTKKYKIPNDTELDFMPSKLKPFIKYNGQIDRRGYECALLTVLRDEIKRGNIWIEHSKRFVRLDDFFISDDEWKLKRREFFINARFPENKGDVAEYLKQRLNQSYDKFLKFLPTNIYVKMKKDGWSFSKDVAEKLEPEEEEKLEALKTWLSSKMRTIKLPDLLIEVDNELRYSRYFISSTKVNKRLVEDVCTVISAIMAYGCNIGPHAMAQLTNSISYDKIKNVSDWYFYEENFKSSLADVVNAIAKLETTQVWGEGKTSSSDGQRFLFPQKVLKRTYSHRLGDFALEFYSFIADNYAPFYTVPIECTERDAAYVLDGLLYHESDLDIEEHYVDSHGYTELNFAAFAMLGKKFCPRIKGLHHQLLYKIDKDKDYGPLNPIVGQNNQTIHLDWICDQWDRMGQFYSSLQSGHTTASVALKRLVSYSAKNDFYKANRELGRIFKTEFILDYLSDPLLRRRIQRGLLMGEQLHYLARCVHYGKQGKIKSWDFYKQMNSASCLLLILACIVYWQIKEIERVFIEYNPENEGIDISQLTHISPIGWDNIILYGQYIINRELVH
- a CDS encoding DUF4158 domain-containing protein, coding for MKDLYFTKQNISESITFSEKDRTFIEQFRSNHNRFGFAYQMAFVYLTGCFPTQDPLEIIDDLLCFTATELGINSDEINKYSKRRQTIAEHQEKIRVYLNLRRFGETESSLLKEFLYKESCRLEQTSSLMAKAQEFLRNNQIILPANYAIRRIIGEQRDAARKYIFTKLFNQLPIEIKEKIEELLVITENRISTYQILKEPPGYPTPLALLKLIDKINYIKQTGIIEIDISWINNNFQKLLARKARTLSSYRIKEFQQPHKYTIMTCFLWETYRDTVDHIIEMHNKLITNTYTRAETELGSQLKKRRQYLNTTLLLFKTIGKALLNEELCNDELRPSIFNTIPPAKLEAYVNETEKWLSGKKVMYSLCLQIVSVIYVSILQVS